A single region of the Penaeus monodon isolate SGIC_2016 chromosome 18, NSTDA_Pmon_1, whole genome shotgun sequence genome encodes:
- the LOC119584391 gene encoding uncharacterized protein LOC119584391, translated as MRWWLCVLRRSAHRLVVMALGLGLVVACLSLLSALGGEPEEGDGEGGLKDDPPWPPNPLVHDPLAFEDFKGEGDGEAFATEAEELEESARSSQEYHDLLVSSSSPNSLLERLLPGDPPLRTLWTLNMSRPAVPSLFCLVTRTQPKYQLCPHTAESDRYISAQLLADGTWEPHILSLFRSALKYYPSCTVIDLGAHVGVYTLLAGAVGVPAIAVEPVWASALRIHAGARAGRVEDKITILLHAAAHARVRAKLRYRRGNLGGTSVQEIGFAEYEKIKKRRPRDAVTTVTLNDLAPFVNTSVVVIKVDIEGWECQAILGGTGFLGSHFAPYVFMEWAVVSNNRHKYHAPCRPAHLQRMVQWFASRGYHAHISKSGVELNPARLETWRAGDIYWRHRTAPRLQHV; from the exons ATGCGGTGGTGGCTGTGCGTCCTGCGGAGAAGTGCGCATCGGTTGGTGGTGATGG CGCTGGGCCTGGGGTTGGTTGTTGCTTGCCTGAGTTTGCTCTCGGCTCTCGGAGGCGAACcggaggagggagacggggaaggggggctGAAAGACGACCCCCCTTGGCCCCCGAACCCTCTCGTGCACGACCCGCTTGCCTTCGAGGACTTCAAGGGCGAGGGGGATGGCGAGGCGTTCGCGACGGAGGCGGAGGAGCTGGAGGAATCTGCGCGGAGTTCTCAG GAATACCACGACCTCCTGGTGAGCAGTTCCTCGCCGAATAGCCTCCTCGAGCGCCTCCTGCCCGGCGACCCTCCGCTCAGGACGCTCTGGACGCTCAACATGTCGCGCCCGGCCGTCCCCAGCCTTTTCTGCCTCGTTACCAG AACGCAGCCAAAATACCAGCTCTGCCCCCACACGGCCGAGTCCGACCGCTACATCTCGGCCCAGCTCCTGGCGGACGGCACTTGGGAGCCGCACATCCTGTCCCTCTTCCGTTCAGCGCTCAAATATTACCC TTCTTGCACAGTGATAGACTTAGGTGCTCACGTAGGCGTATATACCCTTCTGGCGGGCGCTGTGGGTGTGCCGGCCATTGCTGTGGAACCCGTGTGGGCGTCTGCACTGAGGATCCATGCGGGGGCGCGGGCGGGCAGAGTGGAAGACAAAATCACCATTCTGTTGCACGCCGCCGCCCACGCTCGCGTCAGAGCGAAG CTAAGATATCGACGTGGGAACTTGGGCGGAACATCCGTACAAGAAATAGGTTTTGCGGAATATGAGAAGATCAAGAAGAGGAGACCGAGGGATGCCGTCACAACGGTCACCCTCAACGACCTCGCGCCCTTTGTTAACACGTCGGTGGTCGTTATCAAGGTTGATATCG AGGGGTGGGAGTGCCAGGCCATCCTCGGCGGCACGGGCTTCCTCGGGTCCCACTTCGCCCCCTACGTCTTCATGGAGTGGGCTGTCGTGTCCAACAACCGCCATAAGTACCACGCCCCCTGTCGCCCCGCCCACTTGCAGAGGATGGTCCAGTGGTTCGCCTCGAGGGGATATCACGCCCACATCTCCAAATCGGGCGTGGAGCTGAATCCCGCCCGCCTAGAGACGTGGCGAGCGGGAGACATCTACTGGAGGCATCGCACGGCGCCCAGGCTGCAGCACGTGTAG